From a single Mangifera indica cultivar Alphonso chromosome 19, CATAS_Mindica_2.1, whole genome shotgun sequence genomic region:
- the LOC123203695 gene encoding U-box domain-containing protein 30-like has protein sequence MYHPTKLDINGGGGQVLDLETAVKDGILGGDTYGPVCAGVADKLDLKKMIQELESIDVPSVFICPISLDPMLEPVTLCTGQTYERSNILKWFSLGHYTCPTTMQELWDDSVTPNKTLQQLIYAWFSRKYASMKKKSEDVQGRTVEILETLKKVKGQARVQALKELRQLVAVHSTAKKAVVVNNGVSLISLLLGPFTTHAVGSEVIGILVNLDLDVESKKNLMPPAKISLMVDMLNEGTIETKVNCTRLIEVLMEANDHGSEKMSSLSLLVGLLRLVKDKRHQNGVLAGLGLLKTICSYDSVRNSLVSIGAVPLLVEILPSLSNECLEFALYVLEVLSTVPEGGLALKDCPNTIPNLVKLLMRVSENCTQFALSILWTVCKLAPDECASLAVDAGLAAKLLLVIQSGCSPVLKQRSAELLKLCSLNYSATIFLSKCKLTKTIQ, from the coding sequence ATGTATCACCCAACCAAGCTTGACATTAATGGTGGTGGTGGCCAAGTACTAGATCTAGAAACAGCCGTGAAAGATGGCATTTTAGGCGGTGATACTTATGGTCCAGTTTGTGCTGGTGTTGCAGACAAACTGGATCTGAAGAAGATGATACAAGAGCTGGAATCAATTGATGTGCCATCTGTGTTTATTTGTCCAATTTCTTTAGACCCGATGCTCGAACCCGTGACTCTCTGCACCGGCCAGACCTATGAGAGATCCAACATTTTGAAATGGTTCTCTCTGGGTCATTACACTTGCCCTACTACAATGCAAGAGCTCTGGGACGATTCAGTCACTCCTAATAAGACTCTTCAGCAGCTTATTTACGCCTGGTTCTCCCGTAAATATGCTTCAATGAAGAAGAAATCGGAGGATGTTCAAGGACGTACTGTGGAGATTTTGGAAACTTTAAAGAAGGTTAAAGGCCAAGCTAGAGTTCAGGCTCTTAAAGAGCTTAGGCAGCTTGTGGCTGTTCATTCCACAGCAAAAAAGGCGGTTGTAGTTAATAATGGCGTTAGTTTGATTTCTCTTTTGTTGGGACCTTTCACTACTCATGCTGTTGGGTCAGAAGTAATTGGGATTCTGGTCAACTTGGATCTCGATGTGGAATCAAAGAAGAATCTGATGCCGCCAGCAAAGATATCCTTAATGGTGGATATGCTAAACGAGGGAACAATTGAAACAAAGGTTAATTGCACAAGGTTGATTGAAGTTTTAATGGAAGCCAATGATCATGGTTCTGAAAAAATGTCTAGCTTGAGTCTTTTGGTTGGTTTGTTGAGATTAGTGAAGGATAAGAGGCACCAAAATGGGGTTCTGGCGGGACTTGGCTTGCTCAAGACAATTTGTTCATATGATTCAGTTAGGAACTCACTTGTCAGCATTGGAGCAGTTCCTCTGTTGGTAGAGATATTGCCCAGTTTGAGTAACGAGTGTCTGGAGTTTGCCCTTTATGTATTAGAGGTTTTGTCAACGGTTCCTGAGGGAGGATTGGCTTTGAAAGATTGCCCTAATACAATACCAAATCTGGTCAAACTGTTAATGAGAGTTTCAGAGAATTGTACCCAGTTTGCCTTGTCAATTTTATGGACAGTTTGCAAGCTTGCACCAGATGAATGTGCTTCACTTGCTGTGGATGCAGGTTTGGCAGCTAAGCTACTTCTAGTAATACAGAGTGGTTGCAGTCCTGTATTGAAGCAGCGGTCTGCTGAGCTCTTGAAATTGTGTAGTTTAAATTACTCAGCTACTATATTCCTTTCAAAGTGTAAGCTTACAAAAACCATACAGTGA